In Myxococcus stipitatus, the following are encoded in one genomic region:
- a CDS encoding GrpB family protein, which produces MPPPIRVELFPHDARWADEARTEALALAKALGPDLLRVVHHVGSTAIPGIHAKPILDLMPVVTDLAALDGRQERIEALGYEWWGELGLPGRRYCTKADAVTGRRVAQLHCYREGSPEVVRHLAFRDYLRQHPEVAAAYDEEKARCRNLHPDDSHAYSDSKNAWIQRAEAEALAWYRRTQG; this is translated from the coding sequence ATGCCGCCGCCGATCCGGGTCGAACTGTTTCCCCATGACGCTCGCTGGGCGGACGAGGCCAGGACAGAGGCCCTGGCCCTCGCGAAGGCCCTGGGCCCGGACCTGCTGCGCGTCGTCCACCACGTGGGCTCGACGGCCATTCCGGGCATTCACGCCAAGCCCATCCTGGACCTCATGCCCGTGGTGACCGACCTGGCGGCGCTCGATGGCCGTCAGGAGAGAATCGAGGCCCTCGGCTACGAGTGGTGGGGAGAGCTGGGCTTGCCAGGCCGCCGCTACTGCACGAAGGCCGATGCCGTGACGGGTCGCAGGGTGGCCCAGCTTCACTGCTACAGGGAAGGCTCGCCGGAGGTGGTCCGGCACCTGGCGTTCCGAGACTATCTCCGGCAGCACCCGGAGGTCGCCGCCGCCTACGACGAGGAGAAGGCGCGGTGCCGGAACCTGCACCCGGACGACTCCCACGCCTACAGCGACAGCAAGAACGCATGGATTCAACGGGCCGAGGCCGAGGCGCTGGCCTGGTACCGGAGGACCCAAGGGTAG
- the guaA gene encoding glutamine-hydrolyzing GMP synthase, which yields MDLHAEKILILDFGSQYTQLIARRVRELGVYCEIHRPDLPAEDIRRFAPRGIILSGGPASVEAEGSPRCDPFVFEAGVPVLGICYGLQLISKLLGGRIDRGAHREFGNAEVEVLAARGPFSEFRPGDRVQVWMSHGDRVEELPPGFEAIGRSGNSPFAAAAHHSKPFYGFQFHPEVVHTPQGKAMLRAFLFNDCKVTGSWTMKGFIDEAVATIRRQVGEHGRVICALSGGVDSSVAALLLHRAIGPRLQCIFVDNGVLRQGERAQVEALFVDRFHVPLKTVDARARFLEKLAGVTDPEKKRKIIGREFIAVFEEASRDIQDAEFLAQGTLYPDVIESVSYKGPSVTIKSHHNVGGLPEQMKLKLVEPLRELFKDEVRALGRELGLPEEMVSRQPFPGPGLAIRVLGEVTEPRLELVRRADAIVQEEIRAAGLYKELWQAFAVLLPVQSVGVMGDERTYESTCVLRAVTSVDGMTADWARLPYPVLERISTRITNEVRGINRVAYDVSSKPPATIEWE from the coding sequence GTGGACCTGCACGCCGAGAAGATCCTGATCCTCGATTTCGGGAGTCAGTACACCCAGCTCATCGCCCGTCGCGTGCGAGAACTGGGCGTTTATTGTGAAATCCACCGCCCGGACCTCCCGGCGGAGGACATCCGACGCTTCGCCCCTCGGGGCATCATCCTTTCGGGAGGCCCGGCGTCGGTGGAGGCCGAGGGTTCTCCCCGGTGCGACCCCTTCGTGTTCGAAGCGGGCGTGCCTGTGCTGGGCATCTGCTACGGCCTCCAGCTCATCTCCAAGTTGCTGGGTGGGCGCATCGACCGCGGCGCCCACCGGGAGTTCGGCAACGCGGAGGTGGAGGTGCTCGCCGCGCGAGGCCCCTTCTCCGAGTTCCGCCCGGGAGACCGGGTCCAGGTGTGGATGAGCCACGGAGACCGCGTGGAGGAATTGCCGCCGGGCTTCGAGGCCATTGGCCGCAGCGGCAACTCGCCCTTCGCGGCCGCCGCGCATCACTCGAAGCCGTTCTACGGCTTCCAGTTCCACCCCGAGGTGGTGCACACGCCCCAGGGCAAGGCCATGCTGCGCGCCTTCCTCTTCAACGACTGCAAGGTGACCGGGTCGTGGACGATGAAGGGCTTCATCGACGAAGCGGTGGCCACCATCCGCCGCCAGGTGGGTGAGCACGGCCGGGTCATCTGCGCCCTGTCAGGCGGCGTGGACAGCTCCGTGGCCGCGCTGCTGCTCCACCGCGCCATCGGCCCCCGGCTCCAGTGCATCTTCGTCGACAATGGCGTGCTGCGGCAGGGCGAGCGCGCGCAAGTCGAGGCGCTCTTCGTGGACCGATTCCACGTCCCGCTGAAGACGGTGGATGCGCGGGCGCGCTTCCTGGAGAAGCTGGCCGGAGTCACGGACCCGGAGAAGAAGCGGAAGATCATCGGCCGCGAGTTCATCGCCGTGTTCGAGGAGGCCTCGCGCGACATCCAGGACGCGGAGTTCCTGGCGCAGGGCACGCTCTATCCAGACGTCATCGAGTCCGTGTCGTACAAGGGCCCGTCCGTCACCATCAAGAGCCACCACAACGTGGGCGGCCTGCCCGAGCAGATGAAGCTCAAGCTGGTGGAGCCCCTGCGCGAGCTGTTCAAGGACGAGGTCCGCGCCCTGGGCCGCGAGCTGGGCCTGCCCGAGGAGATGGTGTCCCGGCAGCCCTTCCCGGGCCCGGGCCTGGCCATCCGCGTGCTGGGCGAAGTCACGGAGCCCCGGCTGGAGCTGGTGCGGCGCGCCGACGCCATCGTCCAAGAGGAGATTCGCGCCGCGGGGCTCTACAAGGAGCTGTGGCAGGCGTTCGCGGTGCTGCTGCCCGTGCAGAGCGTGGGCGTCATGGGTGACGAGCGCACCTACGAGTCCACCTGCGTGCTTCGCGCCGTCACCAGCGTGGACGGCATGACGGCGGACTGGGCACGGCTGCCGTACCCCGTGCTGGAGCGCATCTCCACGCGCATCACCAACGAGGTGCGCGGCATCAACCGCGTCGCCTACGACGTGTCGTCCAAGCCTCCCGCGACCATCGAGTGGGAGTGA
- the guaB gene encoding IMP dehydrogenase: protein MLNPEIRLALTFDDVLLVPAESSVVPKDADLTTRLTRNLRLNIPLLSAAMDTVTESRTAIAMAQEGGIGVIHKNMTPEQQALEVTKVKKFESGMVVDPVTIDPEAPLGRAIDLMRQYGISGIPVVKGRRLVGIVTSRDVRFETNLTQKVESVMTRKLVTGNEGIQQNDAQKLLHEHRIEKLLIVNDQFELRGLITIKDIEKRRTHPNAAKDAKGRLLCAAAVGVSADREARVDALVKAGVDVIVVDTAHGHSQGVVDGVRDTRKNFKGFELIAGNVATAEATRALILAGVDAVKVGIGPGSICTTRVVAGVGVPQVTAVDDCVREADKHDIPIISDGGIKYSGDIVKALAAGASTVMIGSLFAGTEEAPGDVILYQGRSYKSYRGMGSLGAMKQGAKDRYFQADVDAVKLVPEGIEGRVPYKGTLAMNVHQMLGGIRSGMGYVGCGTIDELRKNATFVRITSAGLKESHVHDVIITEEAPNYRVE, encoded by the coding sequence ATGTTGAACCCCGAAATCCGGCTCGCACTCACCTTCGATGACGTCCTCCTGGTGCCTGCCGAAAGCTCGGTTGTCCCCAAGGACGCAGACCTGACGACCCGCCTCACCCGCAACTTGCGGTTGAACATTCCGCTGCTCTCCGCGGCGATGGACACGGTGACTGAATCGCGCACCGCCATCGCCATGGCGCAGGAAGGCGGCATCGGTGTCATCCACAAGAACATGACGCCCGAGCAGCAGGCGCTCGAGGTGACCAAGGTCAAGAAGTTCGAAAGTGGAATGGTGGTCGACCCCGTCACCATCGACCCCGAGGCCCCGCTGGGCCGAGCCATCGACCTGATGCGCCAGTACGGCATCTCCGGCATCCCCGTGGTGAAGGGACGCCGCCTGGTGGGCATCGTCACCAGCCGCGACGTGCGCTTCGAGACGAACCTCACGCAGAAGGTGGAATCGGTGATGACGCGCAAGCTCGTCACCGGCAACGAGGGCATCCAACAGAACGACGCGCAGAAGCTGCTGCACGAGCACCGCATCGAGAAGCTGCTCATCGTCAACGACCAGTTCGAATTGCGCGGCCTCATCACCATCAAGGACATCGAGAAGCGCAGGACGCACCCCAACGCGGCGAAGGACGCAAAGGGCCGCCTCCTGTGCGCCGCCGCCGTGGGTGTGTCCGCGGACCGCGAGGCCCGCGTCGACGCGCTGGTGAAGGCCGGTGTGGACGTCATCGTGGTGGACACCGCGCACGGCCACTCCCAGGGCGTCGTGGACGGCGTGCGAGACACCCGGAAGAACTTCAAGGGCTTCGAGCTCATCGCCGGCAACGTCGCCACCGCGGAAGCCACCCGGGCGCTCATCCTGGCCGGCGTGGACGCGGTGAAGGTGGGCATTGGCCCCGGCTCCATCTGCACCACGCGCGTGGTCGCCGGAGTCGGCGTGCCGCAAGTCACCGCGGTGGATGACTGCGTCCGCGAGGCGGACAAGCACGACATCCCCATCATCTCGGATGGCGGCATCAAGTACTCGGGCGACATCGTCAAGGCGCTCGCGGCCGGAGCGAGCACGGTGATGATCGGCTCGCTCTTCGCAGGCACCGAGGAGGCCCCGGGCGACGTCATCCTGTACCAGGGCCGCAGCTACAAGAGCTACCGGGGCATGGGCAGCCTGGGCGCCATGAAGCAGGGCGCCAAGGACCGCTACTTCCAGGCGGACGTGGACGCGGTGAAGCTGGTCCCCGAGGGCATCGAGGGCCGCGTGCCGTACAAGGGCACGCTCGCCATGAACGTCCACCAGATGCTGGGCGGCATCCGCAGCGGCATGGGCTACGTGGGCTGCGGCACCATCGACGAGCTGCGCAAGAACGCCACCTTCGTGCGCATCACTTCGGCCGGGCTCAAGGAGAGCCACGTCCACGACGTCATCATCACCGAGGAAGCCCCCAACTACCGCGTGGAGTAG
- a CDS encoding TIGR02266 family protein — protein MTESNQAAVGLVVKLPFATPEEFLAKYGGNVTKGGIYLRARAVKPPGTAVTLDLRLASGERIIHAQAVVHFVTGQGGQGVLGMGLRFLALDPQTRRLLDLAVATLPHAQSDMPPVPSGVGTPDYTVPPAQQMPSPTVAVTPQAAPASSEPVAPAPAVMMSDAALGLSTEEPKRAGLVIGIDLGTTNSCAAYVRNGRPGVLNSREGHNTVPSIIAVNTRGKLVVGHPAKGQMLTNPRQTVYGAKRLVGRAYGSTIVEHIKDKFHYEITAGENGDAGVKLSDRVYSLQQISALILREVREVAQNQLGQVVSRAVVTVPAYYNDNQRQAVREAGKLAGLYVERILNEPTAAALAYGYGRKLNQRVLVYDLGGGTFDASVLELTDNVYEVISTGGDTFLGGIDFDNAIVTYLLEEFQKKTGRAFQGDRVAMQRINDAAERAKCALSERSEMRVHVAFVTMIDDKPFDLDVTLTRQKLVELTEKLVVRTIQVCEEVLKAKNLGPKDIDEVILVGGQSRFPLVHEKITRFFGKPPSKGVHPDEAVALGAALLAHSLGQLEGVVLIDVLPMAIGVGLPGGRFKPVLERNTSLPSTKSYSLATHRDGQTELELTVFQGDSDKASDNEYLGTLKLTGLPRLPRGSVQVSVTFEVNNESLLKVTARESSSGREVTSTFSTRDTPEAVKAKLEQLDVEVSGTPGGGTQPQTPRMKAPVGGATASPPRVVQSQINASAQSGAQAVAPAVTASRTRGFMGWLKGLFNRP, from the coding sequence TTGACGGAATCGAATCAGGCGGCGGTCGGGCTCGTGGTGAAGCTGCCATTCGCGACGCCCGAGGAGTTCCTGGCGAAGTATGGCGGCAACGTCACGAAGGGGGGCATCTACCTGCGCGCTCGCGCGGTGAAGCCGCCCGGGACGGCTGTCACGCTGGACCTCCGTCTGGCGAGCGGCGAGCGCATCATCCACGCCCAGGCCGTCGTCCACTTCGTCACCGGGCAGGGAGGCCAGGGCGTGCTGGGCATGGGCCTGCGCTTCCTGGCGTTGGACCCCCAGACGCGCCGCCTCCTCGACCTGGCGGTCGCCACCCTCCCCCATGCCCAGTCGGACATGCCCCCGGTCCCCTCCGGCGTCGGCACGCCGGACTACACCGTCCCACCCGCGCAGCAGATGCCAAGCCCCACGGTGGCGGTGACGCCCCAGGCCGCTCCGGCGAGCAGTGAGCCTGTGGCCCCCGCGCCCGCGGTGATGATGTCGGACGCGGCGTTGGGGTTGAGCACGGAGGAGCCCAAGCGCGCGGGGCTGGTGATTGGCATCGACCTGGGAACGACGAACTCGTGCGCCGCGTATGTGCGCAACGGCCGCCCAGGCGTGCTCAACAGTCGTGAGGGCCACAACACCGTGCCCTCCATCATCGCCGTCAACACGCGCGGCAAGCTGGTCGTGGGCCACCCCGCCAAGGGGCAGATGCTCACCAATCCCCGGCAGACGGTGTACGGCGCCAAGCGGCTGGTGGGCCGCGCGTACGGGTCCACCATCGTCGAGCACATCAAGGACAAGTTCCACTACGAGATCACCGCCGGAGAGAATGGCGACGCGGGCGTGAAGCTGTCGGACCGCGTCTATTCGCTCCAGCAGATCTCCGCGCTCATCCTCCGCGAGGTCCGCGAGGTGGCGCAGAACCAGTTGGGCCAGGTGGTGTCGCGCGCCGTCGTCACCGTCCCCGCGTACTACAACGACAACCAGCGGCAGGCGGTGCGCGAGGCCGGCAAGCTGGCGGGGCTCTACGTCGAGCGCATCCTCAACGAGCCCACCGCGGCGGCGCTGGCCTACGGCTATGGCCGCAAGCTCAACCAGCGCGTGCTCGTGTACGACCTGGGGGGTGGCACCTTCGACGCCTCGGTGTTGGAGCTGACCGACAACGTCTACGAGGTCATCTCCACCGGCGGCGACACGTTCCTGGGCGGCATCGACTTCGACAACGCCATCGTCACGTACCTGCTCGAGGAGTTCCAGAAGAAGACGGGGCGTGCCTTCCAGGGCGACCGCGTGGCCATGCAGCGCATCAACGACGCGGCGGAGCGCGCGAAGTGCGCGCTGTCGGAGCGCTCGGAGATGCGGGTGCACGTGGCCTTCGTCACGATGATCGACGACAAGCCGTTCGACCTGGACGTCACGCTGACCCGGCAGAAGCTCGTCGAGCTGACCGAGAAGCTGGTGGTCCGCACCATCCAGGTCTGCGAGGAGGTCCTCAAGGCGAAGAACCTGGGCCCCAAGGACATCGACGAGGTCATCCTCGTGGGAGGCCAGAGCCGCTTCCCGCTGGTGCACGAGAAGATCACCCGCTTCTTCGGCAAGCCCCCCAGCAAGGGCGTCCACCCGGACGAGGCCGTGGCGCTGGGCGCCGCGCTGCTGGCGCACAGCCTGGGGCAGTTGGAGGGCGTGGTCCTCATCGACGTGTTGCCCATGGCCATCGGCGTGGGGCTGCCGGGAGGGCGCTTCAAGCCGGTGCTCGAGCGCAACACCTCGCTGCCCTCCACCAAGTCCTACTCCCTGGCCACGCACCGCGATGGGCAGACGGAGCTGGAGCTCACCGTCTTTCAAGGCGACTCCGACAAGGCCTCCGACAACGAGTACCTGGGGACGCTCAAGCTCACGGGGTTGCCTCGGTTGCCTCGCGGCTCCGTCCAGGTGTCCGTGACGTTCGAGGTGAACAACGAGTCGTTGCTCAAGGTGACCGCGCGAGAGTCGTCCAGCGGCCGTGAGGTGACGAGCACCTTCTCCACGCGCGACACGCCCGAGGCCGTGAAGGCCAAGCTGGAGCAACTCGACGTGGAGGTTTCGGGGACCCCTGGCGGAGGAACCCAACCCCAAACACCGCGGATGAAGGCCCCTGTGGGTGGAGCAACTGCTTCGCCGCCGCGTGTCGTCCAATCGCAAATCAACGCATCGGCTCAGTCAGGCGCACAGGCCGTCGCACCTGCCGTGACTGCGTCCAGGACACGGGGTTTCATGGGCTGGCTCAAGGGTTTGTTTAACAGACCGTGA